In one Neobacillus sp. CF12 genomic region, the following are encoded:
- a CDS encoding carbohydrate ABC transporter permease has protein sequence MAMARSKKNQVIKTVGFYTGLIVLLAISLFPFFIMLMTSFKSTEEAVSTSPTLFPKEWTFKHFVDIFNPVIFPFLSYFKNSLVVALTAAGLAVFIGIFGAYALSRLKFMGRTTINASFYTVYMFSGILLVVPLFKIISGLGLYDTKTALIITMIVQTLPTAIFMLKSYFDTIPEELEEAASIDGLNRIQIIFKIIIPLSLSGIISVFVYSFMVAWNDYLFASIFLSDSLNFTLPIGLNTLFSTPDYVWGRMMAASLITALPVVIMYSISDYFIKGGATEGGVKG, from the coding sequence ATGGCAATGGCCAGAAGTAAAAAGAATCAGGTAATTAAAACAGTTGGATTTTACACGGGGCTAATCGTCCTGTTAGCGATATCCCTTTTTCCATTTTTCATTATGCTGATGACATCCTTTAAGTCTACAGAAGAAGCTGTTTCAACCAGTCCGACGCTTTTTCCAAAAGAGTGGACGTTCAAGCATTTTGTCGATATTTTTAATCCGGTTATTTTTCCATTTCTATCCTATTTTAAAAATAGCTTAGTCGTCGCACTGACGGCAGCAGGACTAGCCGTTTTCATTGGAATCTTTGGTGCTTACGCTCTTTCAAGGCTGAAGTTTATGGGGAGAACAACGATCAATGCAAGTTTTTATACGGTGTATATGTTTTCAGGTATCTTGCTAGTTGTTCCATTGTTCAAAATTATTTCCGGACTGGGTCTGTACGATACGAAAACAGCGTTAATTATTACGATGATCGTTCAGACACTGCCAACAGCAATTTTTATGTTAAAAAGCTATTTCGACACGATTCCAGAAGAATTGGAAGAAGCAGCCAGTATTGATGGTTTAAATCGTATTCAAATTATATTCAAAATCATTATTCCGTTATCTTTATCTGGGATTATCTCAGTATTTGTTTATTCCTTTATGGTTGCATGGAATGATTACTTGTTTGCCTCGATTTTCTTGTCAGACTCGTTGAATTTCACCTTGCCAATCGGATTGAACACTTTATTCAGCACACCGGACTATGTATGGGGCCGAATGATGGCAGCATCACTGATCACAGCACTGCCAGTTGTCATTATGTATTCCATTTCTGATTACTTTATTAAAGGCGGCGCAACTGAAGGCGGAGTAAAAGGATAA
- a CDS encoding zinc-binding alcohol dehydrogenase, whose translation MKKLIAAAPREAALVEYEDREIKPNEVKISVEFASPKHGTEVVDFRGITPFMDEDFNEDWRMFMPREEGSKPGIVFGEFQLGNMVVGKIVEVGSEVTDYRVGENVCTYGPIMETVIVNAVDNHRLRKMPEGGKWQNAVCYDPAQYAMAGVRDANVRAGDYVVVVGLGAIGQIAIQLAKKAGAGIVIGVDPLANRCDIALRNGADFCFDPTSCDVGYEVKKLTNKLGADSIIETSGNAAALQAALKGIAYGGTISYVAFGKPLPAGLNFGREAHFNNAKIIFSRAASEPNPDYPRWNRKRIEDTCWELLMNGYLNCEDIIDPIVFFEESAEAYMEFVDQRPELSIKMGIRYTK comes from the coding sequence ATGAAAAAGCTAATTGCTGCAGCACCTAGAGAAGCTGCATTGGTGGAATATGAAGATCGTGAAATTAAACCGAATGAAGTCAAAATAAGTGTTGAATTTGCTTCACCTAAACACGGGACGGAAGTAGTAGATTTCCGCGGAATCACTCCGTTTATGGATGAGGATTTCAACGAAGATTGGCGCATGTTTATGCCCCGCGAAGAAGGCTCTAAACCAGGGATTGTGTTTGGTGAATTTCAGCTTGGGAACATGGTCGTAGGTAAAATCGTTGAAGTTGGAAGCGAAGTGACGGACTACAGAGTAGGGGAAAATGTATGTACGTATGGACCAATTATGGAAACTGTGATTGTGAATGCCGTTGATAATCACCGCCTGCGCAAAATGCCAGAGGGTGGAAAATGGCAAAATGCCGTTTGCTACGATCCAGCGCAATATGCGATGGCAGGCGTTCGTGATGCCAATGTTCGTGCTGGAGATTATGTAGTCGTTGTCGGACTAGGGGCGATTGGCCAAATCGCGATACAGCTTGCAAAAAAAGCAGGAGCGGGAATTGTGATTGGGGTTGACCCATTGGCTAACCGCTGTGATATTGCACTTCGTAATGGAGCTGACTTCTGTTTTGATCCAACGTCTTGTGATGTTGGCTATGAAGTGAAAAAGCTGACGAATAAATTGGGCGCTGATTCCATTATTGAAACAAGTGGAAACGCGGCTGCACTTCAAGCTGCATTAAAGGGTATTGCTTATGGCGGGACGATTTCATATGTCGCTTTTGGAAAACCACTTCCTGCAGGGTTGAATTTTGGGCGTGAAGCGCATTTTAACAATGCAAAGATTATTTTCTCTCGTGCTGCAAGCGAACCTAACCCTGATTATCCGCGTTGGAATAGAAAACGGATTGAAGATACGTGCTGGGAATTGTTGATGAACGGTTATCTAAATTGTGAGGATATAATTGATCCGATTGTCTTCTTTGAAGAAAGTGCAGAAGCGTATATGGAATTTGTTGATCAACGACCGGAGTTAAGCATCAAAATGGGAATTAGATATACCAAGTAA
- a CDS encoding sugar phosphate isomerase/epimerase: protein MKLGTQNQNFFPENIKEKFQYIKEIGFEGFEIDGKLLVDHLEEVKEAIVETGIPVTTACGGYIGWIGDFIEERRLNGLAEIKLILEALKEVGGKGIVVPAAWGMFTYRLPPMTSPRSQNGDRKAVTESLVYLDKVAEETGTTIFLEPLNRYQDHMINTLADARNYIEENELKNVKIIADFYHMNIEEDDISEALHQNRDLVGHIHLADNHRYQPGSGSLDFKKHFTTLKEDGYEGFLTIECRVRGNDLDAEYRQAVKHLRESLR from the coding sequence ATGAAACTTGGAACGCAAAATCAAAACTTTTTTCCTGAGAATATTAAGGAAAAGTTCCAGTATATAAAAGAAATCGGCTTCGAAGGCTTTGAAATCGATGGGAAGCTGTTAGTAGACCATTTGGAGGAAGTAAAAGAAGCGATTGTGGAAACAGGTATCCCGGTTACCACTGCATGTGGTGGTTACATTGGATGGATTGGTGATTTTATCGAAGAGCGCAGGCTTAATGGGTTGGCAGAAATCAAACTAATTCTTGAAGCGCTCAAAGAAGTAGGCGGAAAAGGAATTGTTGTTCCGGCTGCATGGGGAATGTTTACTTATCGCCTGCCGCCAATGACTTCACCAAGAAGCCAGAACGGTGACCGAAAAGCTGTAACGGAATCTCTTGTTTATCTTGATAAAGTAGCGGAAGAAACAGGGACAACGATTTTCCTTGAGCCATTGAATCGCTATCAGGACCATATGATTAACACACTGGCAGATGCGCGAAACTACATTGAAGAAAATGAATTAAAGAATGTAAAAATCATTGCGGATTTCTATCATATGAACATTGAAGAAGATGATATTTCTGAAGCCTTGCACCAAAACCGTGATCTAGTCGGCCATATTCATCTTGCCGATAACCACCGTTACCAGCCGGGCAGCGGTTCACTTGATTTCAAGAAACACTTTACCACTTTAAAAGAAGATGGCTATGAAGGTTTTCTAACCATTGAATGCCGTGTCAGAGGCAACGACCTTGATGCTGAATACAGACAGGCAGTAAAACACTTAAGAGAATCCTTACGTTAA
- a CDS encoding Gfo/Idh/MocA family oxidoreductase yields the protein MKKKVAIIGAGQVAEKVHVAYFQTREELEIVAVVGPNPDKVKEFAERNHIPRFYTDAEEMYAAENPDIVSICTPNRFHCENVLQAIANGCDVMCEKPPAISAAEAKEMKEASERNHCLLAYDFHHRFAEDVTILREKVKEGVLGNVYVTRAKALRRCGIPGWGTFTNKEVQGGGPLIDLGAHMLDAALYVLGFPKIEKVTAKMYQKIGTIKSKGTLGEWDPAKFDVEDSLFGFIELEGGRLLQIETSFALNIKEDSVMNVEFFGTQAGATLFPAQIYTDEGGELVSLLNRETADLDRHTKSMGAFVDRCLGKDVMVADGKQGYIIQQLIEALYQSAEKGESVSL from the coding sequence TTGAAAAAGAAGGTTGCGATTATTGGAGCAGGACAAGTAGCAGAAAAAGTACATGTTGCCTACTTTCAAACAAGAGAAGAACTAGAAATTGTCGCAGTTGTTGGTCCAAATCCTGATAAGGTGAAAGAATTCGCTGAGAGAAATCATATTCCACGTTTTTATACGGACGCAGAAGAAATGTATGCAGCCGAGAATCCGGATATTGTTAGTATCTGTACCCCAAACCGGTTTCATTGTGAGAATGTCCTGCAGGCGATTGCCAATGGCTGCGATGTGATGTGTGAAAAACCACCAGCTATTTCTGCTGCTGAGGCTAAGGAAATGAAAGAAGCATCCGAACGCAACCACTGCCTGCTTGCATATGATTTCCATCACCGATTCGCAGAGGATGTCACCATTCTTCGTGAAAAAGTGAAGGAGGGTGTCCTTGGAAATGTCTATGTGACGAGAGCAAAGGCATTGAGGCGCTGCGGCATCCCAGGATGGGGAACCTTCACAAACAAGGAAGTACAGGGCGGCGGACCACTGATTGATTTGGGGGCACATATGCTTGACGCAGCATTATATGTGCTCGGATTCCCGAAAATTGAAAAAGTCACAGCAAAAATGTATCAAAAGATTGGAACAATAAAATCAAAAGGTACCCTCGGAGAATGGGATCCGGCTAAATTTGATGTCGAGGATTCACTGTTCGGATTCATTGAGCTTGAAGGCGGCCGCTTGTTACAAATCGAAACATCCTTTGCCTTGAACATTAAAGAAGACTCTGTCATGAACGTTGAGTTCTTTGGTACACAAGCTGGTGCGACACTCTTTCCTGCCCAAATTTATACAGATGAAGGCGGCGAGCTTGTTTCGCTTTTGAATAGAGAAACCGCAGACCTTGATCGACATACTAAAAGCATGGGAGCATTTGTCGATAGGTGCTTAGGTAAGGATGTTATGGTGGCAGATGGAAAGCAAGGATACATCATCCAACAATTGATCGAGGCATTATACCAATCTGCTGAAAAAGGTGAAAGTGTATCGTTATGA